The Methanocaldococcus jannaschii DSM 2661 genome has a segment encoding these proteins:
- the mtxX gene encoding methanogenesis marker protein Mmp4/MtxX, with protein MYAIGIGDNKEEVLKAYEKLKEEGIEVELIDNPKLLVDKLLDGEIDGAVRGSLSSSKVILYLRERIGKFYRASILKNPFTNGIFLLSPVGIDDISEDKNERIKDKIRIIEFASNFLKNYNIKAKVAVLSGGRLGDLGRNKVVDETIYEAEEIVEHFKGNVDIIHNGILIEEYLKDGYNIIIAVDGITGNLIFRCLGLICKIPGYGAVILSDKNVNFIDTSRNANWERYYNAIKFLIGGDFG; from the coding sequence ATGTATGCTATAGGCATAGGAGACAATAAAGAAGAAGTTTTGAAGGCTTATGAAAAATTAAAAGAAGAAGGAATAGAGGTTGAATTAATTGACAATCCAAAACTTTTAGTAGATAAACTATTGGATGGAGAGATAGATGGGGCTGTTAGGGGATCTTTATCTTCATCAAAAGTAATTCTCTATTTAAGAGAAAGAATAGGAAAATTTTATAGGGCATCAATTTTAAAGAATCCCTTTACTAATGGAATCTTTTTACTATCTCCAGTAGGGATTGATGATATATCAGAAGACAAAAATGAGAGAATAAAAGATAAAATAAGGATTATAGAATTTGCATCTAACTTTTTAAAAAATTATAATATTAAAGCAAAAGTTGCAGTCCTTTCTGGAGGAAGATTAGGAGATTTAGGAAGGAATAAAGTAGTGGATGAAACAATATATGAAGCTGAGGAAATAGTTGAGCATTTTAAAGGAAATGTGGATATTATACATAATGGTATATTAATAGAGGAATATTTAAAAGATGGATACAATATTATTATAGCTGTAGATGGAATTACTGGAAATTTAATTTTCAGATGTTTAGGTTTGATTTGCAAAATTCCTGGTTATGGGGCAGTTATTTTATCAGATAAAAATGTCAATTTTATTGATACAAGTAGAAACGCTAATTGGGAGAGATACTATAACGCTATTAAATTCCTAATAGGTGGGGATTTTGGGTAA
- the uppS gene encoding polyprenyl diphosphate synthase — MGKIKNKLKSIGKRVIIDFYRFLDNSGVLKIYEKILEEAIDKDNLPKHVAIIMDGNRRAAEIYGKDRYYGHYLGAEKVREVLRWARDLGINVVTLYAFSTENFRRPKEEVDKLMELFEKKFYEIADDEEIHRYEVRVRAIGRINLLPKNVQKAIKYAEERTKNYNKFFVNIAIAYGGQQEIIDAVKKIAEKVKRGEIEPEDIDKELIDKHLYTANLPFPNPDLIIRTSGEERISNFLIWQSSYSELYFCDIYWPLFRRVDFLRAVRDYQRRQRRFGK; from the coding sequence TTGGGTAAGATAAAAAACAAATTAAAGAGTATTGGAAAAAGAGTAATAATTGATTTTTATAGATTTTTAGACAACTCCGGAGTTTTAAAAATTTACGAGAAGATTTTAGAAGAGGCTATTGATAAAGACAATTTACCAAAACATGTAGCTATAATAATGGATGGAAATAGAAGGGCTGCAGAGATTTATGGAAAAGATAGATACTACGGGCATTACTTGGGGGCTGAGAAGGTTAGAGAAGTCTTAAGATGGGCAAGGGATTTGGGCATAAATGTTGTTACTCTATATGCCTTTTCTACTGAAAATTTTAGAAGACCTAAGGAAGAAGTTGATAAATTAATGGAATTATTTGAAAAAAAGTTTTACGAGATTGCAGATGATGAAGAAATTCATAGATATGAAGTTAGAGTTAGAGCAATTGGTAGAATTAATCTATTGCCAAAAAATGTTCAAAAAGCAATAAAATACGCTGAAGAGAGAACAAAAAACTACAACAAATTTTTTGTTAATATTGCAATAGCTTATGGAGGACAGCAAGAAATAATAGATGCTGTAAAAAAGATAGCTGAAAAGGTTAAAAGAGGAGAAATAGAACCAGAAGATATTGATAAAGAGTTAATAGATAAACATTTATACACAGCAAATTTGCCATTTCCAAATCCTGATTTGATTATCAGAACTTCTGGGGAGGAAAGAATTAGTAATTTTTTAATTTGGCAGAGCTCTTATTCAGAGCTGTATTTTTGTGATATATATTGGCCGTTATTTAGAAGAGTGGATTTTCTAAGGGCGGTTAGAGATTACCAAAGAAGACAGCGGAGGTTTGGAAAATGA
- a CDS encoding protease complex subunit PrcB family protein, giving the protein MKKKIIILFLFTAILCSITLCGCISFEKTQIGNYNIKNNSCINSNVSKNQTIQNVSDKIVNNNTNILNTLNYEIIAYGAFGEKNRGYYYYYKDNKTIIVINLEEMPTAGYKIKIINITETANKITVYYKVIPPKEFAAMVVTYPYIKLSVNGTYNVECKEVR; this is encoded by the coding sequence ATGAAAAAGAAAATAATTATATTGTTTCTATTTACTGCTATTCTTTGTTCTATAACTTTATGTGGTTGTATCTCTTTTGAAAAAACCCAAATAGGCAATTATAATATAAAAAATAATTCATGTATAAACTCAAATGTTTCCAAAAATCAAACTATCCAAAATGTCAGTGATAAAATTGTAAATAATAATACCAATATTTTAAACACTTTAAATTATGAAATAATTGCCTATGGAGCTTTTGGAGAGAAAAATAGGGGATATTATTATTACTACAAAGATAACAAAACTATAATAGTCATAAACTTGGAAGAGATGCCAACCGCTGGATATAAAATAAAGATAATAAATATAACAGAAACTGCCAATAAAATTACTGTCTATTATAAAGTTATTCCTCCAAAAGAATTTGCAGCAATGGTTGTAACTTATCCATATATAAAACTATCTGTAAATGGAACATACAATGTAGAGTGTAAGGAAGTAAGATAA
- a CDS encoding MBL fold metallo-hydrolase, which yields MRVEIIFLGCGGGRWATITQKKATGGFRIHTNELRMHVDPGPGAIVRLNELKISPWRTNALFISHCHPDHYTDGEIIVEAITQGMTKKRGVFLGSLSVVEGFGEYEYVVSKYHQSKLEEVRVLYPGDSAELYDTTIKATHTKHGDPFGIGFRLSTIYGDIGYTSDTEFIPQLIEDFDGVRILIANIVRKKNERIKGHLCSNDAIDLINSMNKKPELLIMNHMGVKMTNPQIEAEYISQNTGIEVIPARLGLKVELLNGKYKYQLIK from the coding sequence TTGAGGGTGGAAATTATTTTTTTGGGATGTGGTGGTGGAAGATGGGCAACAATAACACAAAAAAAGGCAACAGGAGGGTTTAGAATCCATACAAATGAGCTTAGAATGCATGTAGATCCTGGCCCGGGAGCGATAGTGAGATTAAACGAGCTAAAAATATCTCCATGGAGAACTAATGCCCTGTTTATATCTCACTGCCATCCAGACCACTACACTGATGGAGAAATTATTGTTGAAGCTATAACTCAAGGAATGACAAAAAAGCGAGGAGTTTTTTTAGGTAGCTTATCAGTTGTTGAAGGTTTTGGAGAATATGAGTATGTTGTATCAAAATACCATCAATCAAAGCTTGAAGAGGTTAGAGTTTTATACCCTGGAGACTCTGCAGAGTTGTATGATACAACAATAAAGGCAACACATACAAAACATGGAGACCCGTTTGGTATTGGATTTAGACTATCAACAATTTATGGAGATATTGGTTACACTTCAGATACTGAATTTATCCCTCAGCTAATTGAAGACTTTGATGGAGTTAGAATTTTAATAGCGAATATTGTTAGAAAGAAAAATGAGCGAATTAAAGGGCATCTCTGCTCTAACGATGCCATTGATTTAATAAACTCAATGAACAAAAAGCCAGAGTTGTTGATAATGAATCACATGGGAGTTAAGATGACAAATCCTCAAATAGAGGCAGAATATATTTCCCAAAATACTGGAATAGAGGTTATTCCAGCAAGATTAGGACTGAAAGTTGAGCTTTTAAATGGAAAGTATAAGTATCAGCTAATTAAATAA
- a CDS encoding flippase has translation MSLCKDSIYILMSNLYSKGMAYLFYFITAFLLGTEAFGILKGLMPIADTLTIFFSSGIPPAIAKFLAEEKEVDINKYIPILYLMILLSVVGFILTPYIKYILGGHYLNLPNILYFAVGLCVVASTVIAFSRGILQGLLKMKYLSLTWIVEYTAKVILVFILTLYLGIFGSLLSISLAYLVGGIFGLYLIYKALKGKFDFKKLIDIKNTTKNIFSNFNLDILRYSIPIALTSSSYRLFGDIDNIVIMSIMGGFWSGIYGYSSLISRGIFMFASAVSIPLLPRISKTKDLSLLKEGIIQNTIFSSIFVIGCLFFPEIPLIAFFKTANPEGILCLRILAISSLFMSYYTLISSALQGLGYAKISFYIILFGLVLNIILNLILVNAYGIVGGSLATLITSISVFLIGVFAILRIKKHII, from the coding sequence ATGAGTTTGTGTAAGGATAGTATTTACATCCTAATGTCAAATTTATACTCAAAGGGAATGGCATATCTATTTTATTTTATAACTGCATTTTTATTGGGAACTGAAGCATTTGGTATCTTAAAGGGATTAATGCCAATAGCTGACACTCTAACAATATTTTTCTCTTCTGGTATTCCTCCAGCCATAGCAAAATTCTTAGCTGAAGAAAAAGAGGTAGATATTAACAAATATATTCCAATATTATATTTAATGATTTTGCTCTCAGTTGTTGGATTTATCTTAACTCCTTATATAAAATACATTTTAGGAGGGCATTATTTAAATCTGCCAAATATTTTGTATTTTGCAGTAGGTCTTTGTGTTGTAGCTTCAACAGTAATAGCATTTTCAAGAGGTATTTTACAAGGATTGTTAAAGATGAAATATCTCTCCCTTACGTGGATTGTTGAATACACTGCAAAAGTCATATTGGTTTTTATTCTAACTCTATATTTGGGAATCTTTGGCTCTTTGTTATCAATATCTTTGGCATATTTAGTAGGAGGGATTTTTGGGCTATATTTGATTTATAAGGCATTAAAAGGAAAATTTGATTTCAAAAAATTAATTGACATAAAAAATACAACAAAAAACATATTCTCTAATTTTAACTTAGACATTTTGAGATATTCAATCCCTATTGCTTTAACGTCATCATCATACAGATTGTTTGGAGATATTGATAATATAGTTATAATGTCCATTATGGGAGGATTTTGGAGTGGGATTTATGGTTACTCCTCTCTAATATCAAGAGGAATATTTATGTTTGCTTCAGCTGTTAGCATCCCTTTACTTCCAAGAATATCTAAAACTAAAGATTTAAGCTTATTAAAAGAAGGAATTATCCAAAACACTATCTTCTCATCAATTTTTGTTATTGGTTGTTTGTTTTTCCCTGAAATCCCATTGATAGCATTTTTTAAAACAGCTAATCCAGAAGGAATTTTATGCCTAAGAATTTTAGCAATCTCTTCTTTATTTATGAGCTATTATACTTTAATATCCTCTGCACTTCAAGGTTTAGGGTATGCAAAAATTTCTTTCTATATAATATTGTTTGGGTTGGTGTTAAATATTATCTTAAATTTAATTTTGGTAAATGCTTATGGAATTGTTGGAGGAAGCTTAGCTACATTAATAACATCAATATCTGTCTTTTTAATTGGTGTTTTTGCTATTTTAAGAATAAAAAAGCATATTATTTAA
- the rrmJ gene encoding 23S rRNA (uridine(2552)-2'-O)-methyltransferase gives MGRKDKRWVLQRKRDFYYKLAKKLKYRSRASFKLMQLNEKFNVIKPGKIVLDLGCAPGGWMQVAREIVGDKGFVIGIDLQPVKPFEYDNVVAIKGDFTLEENLNKIRELIPNDEKKVDVVISDASPNISGYWDIDHARSIDLVTTALQIATEMLKERGNFVAKVFYGDMIDDYVNLVKKYFEKVYITKPQASRKESAEVYVIAKRYTGKKWEEEDKIKRVKKVENEDNELLAKKIKEIRKLKSKK, from the coding sequence ATGGGAAGAAAAGATAAAAGATGGGTTTTACAAAGAAAGAGAGATTTCTACTACAAATTAGCTAAAAAACTTAAATATCGTTCAAGAGCATCTTTTAAACTCATGCAGTTAAATGAAAAATTTAACGTTATTAAACCAGGAAAGATAGTTTTGGATTTGGGTTGTGCTCCAGGCGGATGGATGCAAGTGGCAAGAGAGATTGTAGGAGATAAAGGCTTTGTTATTGGTATTGACTTACAACCAGTTAAGCCATTTGAATATGATAATGTAGTTGCAATAAAAGGAGATTTCACCTTAGAAGAAAATTTGAACAAAATTAGAGAGCTAATTCCAAATGATGAAAAAAAGGTGGATGTGGTTATAAGTGACGCCTCCCCTAATATAAGCGGTTATTGGGATATAGACCACGCTCGTTCAATAGATTTAGTAACTACTGCCTTACAAATAGCTACTGAGATGCTAAAAGAGAGAGGCAATTTTGTAGCTAAGGTATTTTATGGAGACATGATAGATGATTATGTAAATTTAGTTAAAAAATACTTTGAAAAGGTTTATATTACAAAACCTCAAGCTTCAAGAAAAGAAAGTGCTGAGGTTTATGTTATAGCTAAGAGATACACTGGAAAAAAATGGGAAGAAGAGGATAAGATAAAAAGGGTTAAAAAAGTTGAAAATGAAGATAATGAACTTTTAGCTAAAAAAATTAAAGAGATTAGGAAATTAAAATCTAAAAAATAA
- the gltX gene encoding glutamate--tRNA ligase yields the protein MEEKILPIALRNAIKYNGKANPKAVLGIFLSENPEYRSKAKEVMPIVEKVVEEVNKLSLDEIKKKLEELGEDVKKKEKKEKGLELPNVKDKVVMRFAPNPSGPLHIGHARAAVLNDYFVKKYGGKLILRLEDTDPKRVLPEAYDMIKEDLDWLGVKVDEVVIQSDRIELYYEYGRKLIEMGHAYVCDCNPEEFRELRNKGVPCKCRDRAIEDNLELWEKMLNGELENVAVRLKTDIKHKNPSIRDFPIFRVEKTPHPRTGDKYCVYPLMNFSVPVDDHLLGMTHVLRGKDHIVNTEKQAYIYKYFGWEMPEFIHYGILKIEDIVLSTSSMYKGIKEGLYSGWDDVRLGTLRALRRRGIKPEAIYEIMKRIGIKQADVKFSWENLYAINKELIDKDARRFFFVWNPKKLIIEGAEKKVLKLRMHPDRPEFGERELIFDGEVYVVGDELEENKMYRLMELFNIVVEKVDDIALAKYHSDDFKIARKNKAKIIHWIPVKDSVKVKVLMPDGEIKEGFAEKDFAKVEVDDIIQFERFGFVRIDKKDNDGFVCCYAHR from the coding sequence GTGGAAGAGAAGATATTGCCAATTGCATTAAGAAATGCCATAAAATACAATGGAAAAGCTAATCCAAAGGCAGTTTTAGGGATATTTTTGTCAGAAAATCCAGAATATAGGAGTAAAGCAAAGGAGGTAATGCCAATTGTTGAGAAAGTTGTTGAAGAAGTTAATAAACTATCATTGGATGAAATTAAGAAAAAGTTGGAAGAATTAGGAGAAGATGTTAAAAAGAAAGAAAAAAAGGAGAAAGGTTTAGAATTACCAAACGTTAAAGATAAGGTAGTTATGAGATTCGCTCCTAATCCATCAGGGCCTTTACATATAGGGCATGCAAGAGCAGCAGTTTTAAATGACTACTTTGTTAAAAAATATGGTGGAAAGTTAATTTTAAGATTAGAGGATACAGACCCAAAGAGAGTTCTGCCAGAAGCTTATGACATGATTAAAGAAGATTTGGATTGGCTGGGGGTTAAAGTTGATGAAGTGGTTATACAATCAGATAGAATAGAGCTTTATTATGAATATGGTAGAAAATTGATTGAAATGGGACATGCTTATGTTTGTGACTGCAATCCAGAAGAATTTAGGGAATTGAGAAATAAAGGAGTTCCATGTAAGTGTAGAGATAGAGCCATTGAGGATAACTTAGAGCTTTGGGAAAAGATGCTGAATGGAGAACTTGAAAATGTAGCTGTTAGATTAAAAACAGACATAAAACACAAAAACCCATCAATTAGGGACTTTCCAATATTCAGAGTTGAAAAAACTCCACATCCAAGAACTGGAGATAAATACTGTGTATATCCTTTAATGAACTTCTCTGTTCCAGTTGATGATCATCTTTTAGGAATGACTCATGTTTTGAGAGGAAAAGACCACATTGTAAATACTGAGAAGCAAGCTTATATTTACAAATACTTTGGTTGGGAAATGCCAGAATTCATCCACTATGGGATTTTGAAGATAGAGGACATTGTTTTAAGCACTTCATCAATGTATAAAGGAATTAAAGAAGGTCTCTATAGTGGATGGGATGACGTTAGATTAGGAACTTTAAGAGCTTTAAGAAGAAGAGGGATTAAACCAGAGGCAATATATGAGATAATGAAAAGAATTGGAATTAAACAGGCAGATGTTAAGTTTTCTTGGGAGAATTTATATGCAATAAATAAGGAGCTTATTGATAAAGATGCAAGGAGATTCTTCTTTGTCTGGAATCCAAAGAAACTTATTATCGAAGGGGCAGAGAAAAAGGTCTTAAAACTTAGAATGCATCCAGATAGACCAGAATTTGGAGAGAGGGAGTTAATATTTGATGGAGAGGTTTATGTTGTTGGAGATGAGTTGGAAGAGAATAAGATGTATAGATTGATGGAGTTATTTAACATAGTTGTTGAAAAAGTTGATGATATAGCATTAGCTAAATATCACTCAGATGACTTTAAAATAGCAAGGAAGAACAAAGCTAAGATTATACACTGGATTCCTGTAAAGGATAGTGTAAAGGTTAAAGTTTTAATGCCTGATGGAGAGATAAAGGAAGGCTTTGCTGAAAAAGATTTTGCTAAAGTAGAGGTTGATGATATTATCCAATTTGAGAGGTTTGGATTTGTTAGAATAGATAAAAAAGATAATGATGGATTCGTATGTTGCTATGCACATAGATAA
- the carB gene encoding carbamoyl-phosphate synthase large subunit: MESIKKVMVFGSGPIVIGQAAEFDFSGSQACKALKEEGIYTILVNSNPATIQTDTDMADKVYLEPLHPTIVEKIIEKERPDAILPTMGGQTGLNLALELHRRGILDKYGIKLLGSNIRTIEIAEDRELFAEAMAEINEPVTKCKAVNSVDEAVEFAEEIGYPVIVRPAFTLGGTGGGIAHNKEELIDITSKGLKYSIINQVLIDESVLGWKEFELEVMRDRKDTCIIVCGMENIDPMGIHTGESIVVSPIQTLPDEFYQKLRNAAIKIIRHLGIEGGCNIQFAVNKEMTEYRVIEVNPRVSRSSALASKATGYPIARIAAKIAIGKTLDEILNDVTKETPASFEPTLDYVVVKIPRWPFDKFKTVDKKLGTSMKSTGEVMAIGRSFEEALQKAIRSLDIGRFGIIGDGKDKDYTDEEIEEILKNPTDERIFVIAKALEKGWSVEKIVELTDIDEFFIKKIKNIVDMKKELEKLKEEIKKLNA; encoded by the coding sequence ATGGAGAGTATTAAAAAAGTAATGGTTTTTGGTTCTGGACCGATAGTTATTGGACAAGCTGCAGAGTTCGATTTTTCAGGTTCTCAAGCATGTAAAGCTTTGAAGGAAGAGGGAATTTATACTATTTTAGTGAATTCAAATCCTGCAACTATTCAAACAGATACAGACATGGCAGATAAGGTTTATTTAGAGCCATTACATCCAACAATCGTTGAGAAGATTATTGAGAAAGAGAGGCCAGATGCTATTTTACCAACAATGGGAGGACAAACAGGTCTTAACTTAGCTTTAGAATTACATAGAAGAGGGATTTTAGATAAATATGGAATTAAGCTTCTCGGCTCTAATATTAGAACTATTGAAATAGCTGAGGATAGAGAACTTTTTGCCGAGGCAATGGCTGAAATTAATGAGCCAGTTACAAAGTGTAAGGCCGTTAATTCTGTTGATGAAGCAGTTGAGTTTGCTGAGGAAATTGGCTATCCAGTCATTGTAAGACCTGCATTTACCTTAGGAGGAACTGGAGGAGGAATTGCCCATAACAAAGAGGAGTTAATAGATATTACCTCAAAAGGATTAAAATATTCTATAATCAACCAAGTTTTGATTGATGAGAGTGTTTTAGGATGGAAGGAATTTGAGCTTGAGGTTATGAGAGATAGAAAAGACACTTGCATCATTGTCTGTGGTATGGAGAACATAGACCCAATGGGAATACACACTGGAGAGAGTATTGTTGTCTCACCTATCCAAACTCTACCAGATGAGTTTTATCAAAAGCTAAGAAACGCTGCTATAAAGATTATAAGACATTTGGGAATTGAGGGAGGTTGTAATATACAATTTGCTGTAAATAAGGAGATGACTGAATATAGAGTTATTGAAGTGAATCCAAGGGTCTCAAGAAGCTCTGCCCTGGCAAGTAAAGCTACAGGTTATCCAATAGCAAGGATTGCCGCTAAAATAGCCATCGGTAAAACATTAGATGAGATATTAAATGATGTTACAAAGGAAACACCAGCAAGCTTTGAGCCAACTTTAGATTATGTTGTTGTAAAAATCCCAAGATGGCCATTTGATAAGTTTAAAACAGTAGATAAAAAATTAGGAACAAGTATGAAGTCCACTGGAGAGGTTATGGCTATAGGTAGAAGCTTTGAAGAAGCTTTGCAAAAGGCAATTAGAAGTTTAGACATTGGAAGATTCGGCATAATTGGAGATGGAAAGGATAAAGACTATACGGATGAAGAGATAGAAGAAATATTAAAGAATCCAACTGATGAAAGAATTTTTGTTATTGCTAAGGCGTTAGAGAAGGGTTGGAGTGTTGAGAAAATAGTTGAGCTAACGGATATTGATGAATTTTTCATTAAGAAGATTAAGAATATTGTAGATATGAAGAAGGAATTGGAGAAATTAAAAGAAGAAATTAAGAAATTGAATGCTTAA
- a CDS encoding nucleotidyltransferase family protein yields MKTLSEIKEILRKHKKILKDKYKVKSIALFGSYARGEQTEESDIDIMVEFDENNYPSFSEYLELIEYLEKILGLKVDLITKKSIHNPYVKKSIEEDLIYV; encoded by the coding sequence ATGAAAACACTCTCCGAAATAAAAGAAATCCTAAGAAAGCATAAAAAAATCCTTAAAGATAAATATAAGGTTAAATCTATTGCCTTATTTGGTAGTTATGCAAGAGGGGAGCAGACAGAAGAAAGTGATATAGACATTATGGTTGAATTTGATGAAAACAACTATCCTTCATTTTCAGAGTATTTGGAGCTAATTGAATATTTAGAAAAGATTTTGGGATTAAAAGTTGATTTAATTACAAAAAAATCAATCCACAATCCTTATGTAAAAAAATCTATTGAGGAGGATTTAATTTATGTCTAA
- the carB gene encoding carbamoyl-phosphate synthase large subunit, whose protein sequence is MDMEKLKEILLKAKKLGFSDKQIANLLGMDEIEVRDLRKKLNIIPLYKMVDTCAAEFEAKTPYYYSAYETFVYKEQDESNPSDRKKVIIIGSGPIRIGQGIEFDYSSVHAVLALKEMGIEAIIINNNPETVSTDYDTSDKLYFEPITFEEVLNIAEREKEKGELLGVIVQFGGQTAINLAMKLKNAGVNILGTTPENINAAEDREEFSKLLKKLNIPQAEGGTAYTKEEALEIAKRIGYPVLVRPSYVLGGRAMQIVYSEDELIEYMEEAVKVSEEHPVLIDKFLEDAIELDVDAVCDGESVLIGAIMEHIEEAGVHSGDSATVIPPQTLPKEIIDTVIDYTAKLARALNIVGLLNVQYAVKDGVVYVLEANPRASRTVPYVSKSVGIPLAKLATKIMLGKKLEELIKDYDVEKVAEKVWIAKPKYVSIKEAVFPFQKLPGVDPVLGPEMKSTGEAIGIDKDFGRAYYKAQLSANMELPIVGNVFISVRDRDKKHIVDVAKKLHELGFTIYATEGTAKVLRENGIPAILVKKISESPNDNILKLMRDGKMHLIINTSSGKKAKSDGYYIRRAAVDLGIPYITTIPGAKAAVKAIEAVKTGELSVYSLDELDARIKNRF, encoded by the coding sequence ATGGATATGGAAAAATTAAAGGAAATATTATTGAAAGCAAAAAAATTGGGATTCTCTGATAAACAGATAGCTAATTTATTAGGAATGGATGAGATAGAAGTTAGGGACTTGAGAAAGAAGCTCAATATCATTCCTTTATACAAAATGGTAGATACCTGTGCTGCTGAGTTTGAGGCAAAAACCCCATACTATTACTCTGCCTATGAGACATTTGTTTATAAGGAGCAAGATGAAAGCAATCCATCAGATAGAAAAAAAGTTATAATCATCGGTTCTGGGCCGATAAGGATTGGTCAGGGGATAGAATTTGATTATTCAAGTGTTCATGCAGTTTTAGCTTTAAAGGAAATGGGAATTGAAGCTATAATCATAAATAACAACCCAGAGACAGTTTCAACCGACTATGATACATCAGACAAGCTTTATTTTGAACCAATAACCTTTGAAGAGGTATTAAATATTGCTGAAAGAGAAAAGGAGAAAGGAGAGCTTTTGGGAGTTATAGTTCAATTTGGTGGGCAAACAGCAATAAACTTAGCCATGAAATTAAAAAATGCGGGAGTTAATATCTTAGGAACCACTCCAGAGAATATAAATGCTGCTGAGGATAGAGAAGAGTTTTCAAAACTTTTAAAGAAGTTAAATATTCCTCAAGCTGAAGGAGGAACAGCATATACAAAAGAAGAGGCATTGGAGATAGCTAAAAGAATTGGTTATCCTGTTTTAGTTAGGCCTTCCTATGTTTTAGGAGGAAGGGCAATGCAAATTGTTTATAGCGAGGATGAGTTAATTGAGTATATGGAAGAGGCAGTTAAAGTTTCAGAGGAGCATCCAGTGTTGATTGATAAATTTTTAGAAGATGCTATTGAGTTGGATGTTGATGCTGTTTGTGATGGAGAGAGTGTTTTAATTGGGGCAATAATGGAGCATATTGAAGAGGCTGGAGTGCATAGTGGAGATTCAGCAACAGTTATTCCTCCTCAAACTTTACCAAAGGAGATAATTGATACTGTTATAGATTACACTGCCAAATTAGCAAGGGCTTTAAACATAGTGGGGCTTTTAAACGTGCAGTATGCAGTTAAAGATGGAGTTGTTTATGTTTTGGAAGCAAACCCAAGGGCTTCAAGAACTGTTCCTTATGTGAGTAAATCAGTTGGAATTCCATTGGCTAAGTTAGCCACAAAGATTATGCTCGGCAAAAAGTTGGAGGAGTTAATTAAAGATTATGATGTTGAAAAAGTTGCTGAGAAGGTTTGGATTGCAAAGCCGAAGTATGTATCAATTAAAGAGGCAGTATTCCCATTCCAAAAATTGCCTGGAGTAGACCCTGTTTTAGGGCCTGAGATGAAATCTACTGGAGAGGCTATTGGAATAGATAAAGACTTTGGTAGGGCATACTATAAAGCTCAGTTATCTGCAAATATGGAATTGCCAATCGTTGGAAATGTCTTTATAAGTGTTAGAGATAGGGATAAGAAGCATATCGTAGATGTTGCTAAAAAGTTGCATGAGCTTGGCTTTACAATATACGCAACAGAAGGAACTGCTAAAGTGTTGAGAGAAAATGGAATTCCAGCAATACTTGTTAAGAAGATATCTGAAAGTCCAAATGATAACATCCTAAAGTTAATGAGAGATGGTAAGATGCACTTAATAATAAACACTTCCTCTGGAAAGAAGGCAAAGTCAGACGGGTATTATATAAGAAGGGCAGCAGTGGATTTGGGTATTCCTTATATAACTACAATCCCTGGAGCAAAAGCTGCTGTTAAGGCAATAGAAGCTGTAAAAACTGGAGAGTTAAGTGTTTATTCATTAGATGAGCTTGATGCAAGGATAAAAAATAGGTTTTAA
- a CDS encoding EVE domain-containing protein: protein MAYWLCITNEDNWKVIKDKKIWGVAERHKNTINKVKVGDKLIIYEIQRSGKDYKPPYIRGVYEVVSEVYKDSSKIFKPTPRNPNEKFPYRVKLKEVKVFVPPINFKDLIPKLKFITNKKKWSGHLMGKAMREIPEEDYKLIIEAKA, encoded by the coding sequence ATGGCATACTGGCTTTGTATAACAAATGAAGATAATTGGAAGGTAATAAAAGACAAGAAGATTTGGGGAGTGGCTGAAAGGCATAAAAACACTATAAATAAAGTTAAAGTTGGAGATAAACTAATTATTTATGAGATTCAGAGAAGTGGGAAAGATTATAAACCACCATACATAAGAGGAGTTTATGAAGTTGTTTCAGAGGTTTATAAAGATAGTTCAAAAATCTTTAAGCCAACTCCAAGAAACCCTAATGAGAAATTCCCATATAGGGTTAAATTAAAAGAAGTTAAAGTTTTTGTGCCACCAATTAACTTTAAGGATTTAATTCCAAAGTTGAAATTCATAACAAACAAAAAGAAGTGGAGTGGGCATTTGATGGGAAAAGCAATGAGAGAAATTCCAGAAGAGGATTATAAGTTGATTATTGAAGCTAAAGCTTAA